Proteins from a single region of Aureibacter tunicatorum:
- a CDS encoding PepSY-associated TM helix domain-containing protein — MREQSIGKKLYNASKKIHKVLGLALCVLLIWMSVSGILLNHPEAIHKASIGKSFFPEEYIPQNWNRSTINDALFISDNNIFFAGKQGIWKSYNGGETFSPATQEGFTSSPYFGKTNDLHYIPENDAILASTYGGLWHYDLKQNIWSNISDKLIGKTHFIKCIRIENNIIAISKNDFYKIDITNLNHIEKVTPKKQRSAMDLISFTFALHSGWLWGYGGRIAYDIISLFIIFFSISGIYIFIINNKKKPKKATALTKKTRKFMFQKHAKWGLWLFAFLLIIGGTGLFMRPPLLVALADGKVPVKYLPKTMTYNPWYHTIRNALYDQETDRIILDTTEGLFAGPSDMTQEFKPIDWNTNIFVMGATVFEPIGNGKFNIGSFYGLYEFDENKNISIDKITGKPAPKFNGVQRPGRFMTTSYFSTPNGDEYICSFGQGLLPLTKPENNYRFKMPDEIVENANMPLWNYMFELHNGRLFTPLLGKWTILFIPLTAMAFILLTLAGAYEVAYRKFHQKSKRKKPSPVQKRRLSKVNSNL, encoded by the coding sequence ATGAGAGAACAATCGATCGGAAAGAAATTATACAACGCTTCAAAAAAAATCCACAAAGTGTTGGGGTTGGCCTTATGTGTACTTCTAATTTGGATGAGTGTTTCAGGCATTTTGCTAAATCACCCTGAAGCAATTCATAAAGCATCAATCGGCAAGTCATTTTTCCCCGAAGAGTACATTCCTCAAAACTGGAATCGAAGCACGATAAACGATGCGCTATTCATTTCTGATAACAATATTTTCTTTGCCGGCAAACAAGGCATTTGGAAAAGTTATAATGGCGGCGAAACCTTTTCCCCCGCTACGCAAGAAGGATTTACTAGTTCCCCCTACTTTGGCAAAACCAATGACTTGCATTACATACCTGAAAATGATGCGATTTTAGCATCCACTTATGGAGGTCTTTGGCATTATGATTTGAAGCAAAATATATGGTCGAATATATCTGATAAACTTATCGGAAAAACGCATTTTATAAAATGCATAAGAATAGAAAACAACATTATCGCTATTTCAAAAAATGACTTTTATAAAATCGATATCACAAACCTAAATCACATTGAAAAAGTCACCCCGAAGAAACAGCGGTCCGCAATGGATTTGATTTCATTTACTTTCGCACTGCATAGTGGATGGCTTTGGGGTTATGGCGGCAGAATTGCCTACGATATCATTTCATTATTCATCATTTTCTTTTCAATAAGTGGTATTTACATTTTTATTATTAATAATAAAAAAAAGCCTAAAAAGGCAACTGCTTTGACTAAGAAAACAAGAAAGTTCATGTTTCAAAAACATGCCAAATGGGGTTTATGGCTATTTGCTTTTTTACTTATCATTGGAGGAACAGGCCTCTTCATGAGACCTCCACTCCTTGTCGCTTTGGCGGATGGAAAGGTTCCAGTAAAGTATTTACCCAAAACGATGACTTACAACCCTTGGTATCATACGATCAGAAATGCTTTGTACGATCAAGAAACTGATAGAATAATATTGGATACGACAGAAGGCTTATTTGCAGGGCCTTCAGACATGACTCAAGAATTCAAGCCTATAGATTGGAACACCAACATATTTGTCATGGGAGCCACAGTTTTCGAGCCTATAGGAAATGGCAAATTCAACATCGGTTCATTTTATGGTTTATATGAATTCGATGAAAATAAAAATATTTCCATTGACAAAATTACCGGTAAACCTGCGCCAAAATTCAATGGAGTTCAACGCCCCGGCAGATTCATGACAACAAGCTATTTCTCTACGCCAAATGGCGATGAATACATTTGCTCTTTTGGCCAAGGGCTTCTGCCACTTACCAAACCTGAAAACAATTATCGATTCAAAATGCCGGATGAAATAGTGGAAAATGCAAACATGCCTCTTTGGAACTATATGTTCGAGCTCCATAATGGCCGTCTGTTCACGCCATTGCTAGGAAAATGGACAATTCTGTTCATACCTCTTACCGCCATGGCTTTCATCTTACTGACTTTGGCGGGCGCATATGAAGTAGCTTACAGAAAATTCCATCAAAAATCGAAAAGAAAAAAGCCCTCTCCTGTTCAAAAGAGAAGGCTCAGCAAAGTAAATTCTAATTTATAA
- a CDS encoding aspartate carbamoyltransferase catalytic subunit, protein MAQLSTKHLLGIKDLTPEDIELIMETAHNFKEVINRPIKKVPSLRDITIANIFFENSTRTRLSFELAEKRLSADVINFAASNSSVKKGETLLDTVNNILSMKVDMVVMRHSSPGAPHFLSKHIDANIVNAGDGTHEHPTQALLDSFSIREKLGTVAGKKVVIVGDILHSRVALSNIFALKKQGAEVMVCGPNTLLPKYIESLGVKVELDIRKALQWCDVANVLRIQLERQQIKYFPSLREYSTYFGVNKQLLEELDKEIVIMHPGPINRGVELTSDVADAENAIILDQVENGVAVRMAVLYLLAGGNNN, encoded by the coding sequence ATGGCTCAATTAAGCACTAAACACTTATTGGGTATCAAGGACTTGACTCCGGAAGATATCGAATTGATCATGGAAACTGCCCATAATTTCAAGGAAGTGATCAATAGGCCGATCAAAAAAGTTCCTTCATTGAGGGACATTACGATCGCCAACATATTTTTCGAAAATTCGACCAGAACGAGATTGTCCTTCGAATTGGCAGAGAAAAGGCTTTCCGCGGATGTTATCAATTTCGCGGCGTCAAATAGTTCTGTGAAGAAGGGAGAGACTTTGTTGGATACGGTTAATAATATTCTTTCGATGAAAGTGGATATGGTAGTGATGAGGCATAGCAGCCCCGGAGCTCCTCATTTTCTATCAAAGCATATCGATGCCAACATTGTCAACGCGGGAGATGGAACTCATGAACACCCGACACAGGCTCTTTTGGATTCATTTTCCATCCGAGAAAAATTGGGAACTGTCGCAGGCAAAAAGGTTGTAATCGTAGGAGATATTCTTCACTCGAGAGTTGCCTTGTCAAATATTTTCGCGCTTAAAAAACAAGGCGCTGAGGTGATGGTCTGCGGGCCAAATACTTTATTGCCAAAGTATATTGAGAGCTTGGGTGTGAAAGTGGAGTTGGATATCAGAAAAGCACTGCAATGGTGCGATGTAGCCAATGTGTTGCGCATCCAACTGGAAAGACAACAAATCAAATACTTTCCATCATTGAGAGAATATTCAACTTATTTTGGTGTGAATAAGCAGTTGCTTGAAGAATTGGACAAAGAAATTGTAATCATGCACCCTGGACCAATCAATAGAGGGGTGGAATTGACTTCTGATGTCGCCGATGCCGAGAATGCGATTATTCTGGATCAGGTTGAAAATGGGGTTGCGGTAAGAATGGCTGTGCTTTATTTATTAGCAGGAGGAAATAACAATTAG
- a CDS encoding DNA polymerase/3'-5' exonuclease PolX: MSLTNKEITKKIKLLVNLLELHGENPFKIRGYSGALQRLEGMSVQVSVCSEEQLVDIGFSKKMAAMLLEIVENGTHENLEALLSQTPEDVLKMLNISGIGPKKVRAIWQDMNIDTIDGLMEACQANRVSEMKGFGKKTEATILESLQYMKSNSGKIFYAHAENLFSQLAQKLDQINGILEINPTGSLRRRLEIIDLIEVALLIDQNRTTLFEEIGKIENLTVNPKESSPFYLCGSFHNEDHELPFKIHFSETHVEYLNTLFGTTGSQNHLLHSINDEHANLHQIVRNNKDIETEEELYHKANLPYIEPELREGIIEFDLAKKESMPDLLEVQDLKGILHNHSTYSDGANTLKEMADACRDNGFEYFGISDHSQTAFYANGLKEEDVFKQHKEIDQLNAEYGDSFKIFKGIESDILNDGALDYPDEVLSSFDYIVASIHSNLGMDEKKATARLIKAIENPYTTILGHMTGRILLRREGYPVDHQKVIDACAANGVIIEINASPYRLDIDWRWVHKALEKDVMLSINPDAHEIKGLWDIKYGTLIGRKGGLTKDMTFNAMSKKEMEIYFQSRKK, from the coding sequence ATGTCACTAACAAATAAAGAAATTACCAAAAAAATTAAACTTCTCGTCAATCTTTTGGAACTCCATGGCGAAAATCCTTTCAAAATAAGGGGATATTCAGGAGCTCTTCAAAGACTTGAAGGCATGAGCGTTCAAGTTTCCGTTTGCTCTGAAGAACAGTTGGTTGACATCGGGTTTTCAAAGAAAATGGCTGCAATGTTGCTTGAAATCGTTGAGAACGGCACGCATGAAAACCTGGAAGCATTGCTTTCTCAAACCCCCGAAGATGTCTTGAAAATGCTGAACATAAGCGGAATCGGGCCTAAAAAAGTTCGCGCAATCTGGCAAGATATGAATATAGACACCATAGACGGTTTGATGGAAGCTTGCCAAGCGAACCGAGTATCTGAGATGAAAGGATTTGGCAAAAAAACCGAAGCTACCATTCTTGAGTCGCTTCAATACATGAAATCAAATTCGGGAAAAATATTCTATGCGCATGCTGAAAATCTTTTTTCGCAACTAGCACAAAAATTGGATCAAATCAATGGAATCCTTGAAATAAACCCAACCGGGTCTTTGAGAAGAAGATTGGAAATCATCGACTTGATAGAAGTCGCTTTACTCATTGACCAAAATAGAACAACTCTCTTCGAGGAAATCGGAAAGATTGAAAACTTGACCGTGAACCCAAAAGAATCTTCACCATTCTATCTATGCGGATCATTTCATAATGAAGACCATGAGCTACCTTTCAAGATCCACTTTTCTGAAACGCATGTCGAATACTTGAATACGCTATTCGGCACAACAGGCAGTCAAAACCATCTGCTTCATTCTATTAATGATGAGCATGCCAATTTGCATCAAATTGTTAGAAACAACAAAGATATTGAAACGGAAGAAGAACTGTATCATAAAGCCAACCTTCCATATATAGAGCCCGAGCTTAGAGAAGGAATAATAGAATTCGACCTTGCAAAAAAAGAGTCCATGCCTGATCTGCTTGAAGTCCAAGACTTGAAAGGTATTCTGCATAACCACAGCACATATTCAGATGGAGCTAATACCTTGAAAGAGATGGCTGATGCTTGTAGGGATAATGGCTTTGAATACTTTGGAATTTCCGATCACAGCCAGACTGCATTTTACGCCAACGGACTTAAAGAAGAAGATGTCTTCAAACAACATAAAGAAATCGATCAGTTGAATGCGGAATATGGCGATTCATTTAAAATTTTCAAAGGCATAGAATCGGACATTCTCAATGATGGAGCTCTTGATTATCCGGATGAAGTATTATCGTCATTCGACTATATTGTCGCTTCCATTCATTCCAATCTTGGCATGGATGAGAAAAAAGCAACGGCGAGACTCATCAAAGCTATTGAAAATCCATATACAACGATACTGGGACATATGACCGGCAGAATCCTGCTTCGCAGAGAAGGCTATCCAGTTGATCATCAAAAAGTCATCGACGCATGCGCTGCTAATGGAGTGATTATCGAAATCAACGCAAGCCCTTACAGACTGGATATCGATTGGAGATGGGTTCACAAAGCTTTAGAAAAAGATGTTATGCTAAGCATCAATCCTGACGCGCATGAAATCAAAGGACTTTGGGATATCAAATACGGTACACTTATTGGACGCAAAGGCGGACTAACCAAAGACATGACATTCAATGCCATGAGCAAAAAAGAAATGGAAATTTACTTCCAATCCAGAAAAAAATAA
- the pyrR gene encoding bifunctional pyr operon transcriptional regulator/uracil phosphoribosyltransferase PyrR — MQERLILEGELFEVLIRRLAQQLIENHYPFDQTVLIGLQPRGIDLARRLKSVLESELDREIPMGQLDVTFYRDDFRRRDSPIQANKTDIPFIIEDKKVVLIDDVLYTGRTVRAALDAMLAFGRPLKVELLTLVDRKYVRDLPVMANYVGREVNTLKSQHVEVEWKENGFELDRIWLKNIN, encoded by the coding sequence ATGCAAGAGAGATTAATACTTGAAGGCGAACTTTTCGAAGTGCTCATACGACGCCTCGCTCAGCAACTAATAGAAAATCATTATCCTTTTGACCAGACAGTGCTCATCGGGCTTCAGCCGAGGGGGATTGATCTGGCGCGCCGTCTCAAAAGCGTATTGGAGTCCGAGCTTGATAGGGAGATTCCTATGGGGCAGTTGGATGTTACATTTTACAGGGATGATTTCAGAAGGAGAGATTCTCCGATTCAGGCAAACAAAACTGACATACCGTTCATTATCGAAGACAAAAAAGTCGTGCTTATCGATGATGTATTGTACACAGGACGTACAGTTAGAGCAGCATTGGATGCTATGTTGGCATTTGGAAGACCTTTGAAAGTTGAGCTTCTTACATTGGTGGATCGCAAGTACGTGCGCGATTTGCCGGTCATGGCTAATTATGTGGGAAGAGAAGTGAATACGCTCAAATCGCAACATGTCGAAGTGGAGTGGAAAGAGAATGGATTTGAATTGGATAGAATTTGGCTTAAAAATATTAATTAA
- a CDS encoding glycosyltransferase family 9 protein, with amino-acid sequence MKKVLVIRFSSIGDIVLTTPVVRILKTQLDDAQVHFCTKKQFASLFDDNPYVDKVHVLGDKLDDLISSLKKENFDYIIDLHSNLRTRIIKLKLGKKAYTFDKLNLKKWLYVNFKLDVMPNKHIVDRYVDTLKPLGLKMDALGLDYFIPEQYAYNADWLPENFQRGFVAVVIGASYATKRLPTDKIIQLCDQISAPIVLIGGPSDKEEADKIESFFDNDSSPVNTENRLFELGKRSIIFNAVGKFNLHQSAALVKQAKFVFSHDTGFMHIAAAFKKECFTIWGNTTPELGMYPYRTKFTIFEVKNLKCRPCSKIGFDKCPKGHFKCMNDQKFDFYLPNIQ; translated from the coding sequence ATGAAAAAAGTTCTGGTAATAAGATTCTCATCCATAGGAGACATAGTGCTTACGACACCAGTCGTAAGAATACTTAAAACTCAACTTGATGACGCGCAAGTTCACTTTTGCACCAAAAAACAATTCGCTTCATTATTTGACGACAATCCCTACGTTGACAAAGTGCATGTATTAGGCGACAAACTCGACGATCTGATTTCCTCACTAAAAAAGGAAAACTTCGATTATATCATTGACTTGCACAGCAACCTTAGAACAAGAATCATTAAGCTCAAACTTGGCAAAAAAGCTTATACTTTCGACAAATTAAATTTGAAAAAATGGCTCTACGTTAATTTCAAATTAGACGTCATGCCCAATAAGCACATCGTAGACAGATATGTTGACACATTAAAACCTCTTGGATTGAAAATGGACGCACTTGGCCTCGACTATTTCATCCCTGAGCAATATGCTTACAACGCCGACTGGCTACCGGAAAATTTCCAAAGAGGATTTGTCGCGGTAGTCATAGGAGCGTCTTACGCCACCAAACGCCTTCCTACTGACAAAATCATCCAACTTTGCGATCAAATCAGCGCTCCGATCGTTTTAATAGGCGGACCATCGGACAAAGAAGAAGCGGATAAAATCGAATCGTTTTTTGACAATGACTCCAGTCCTGTAAATACAGAAAACAGATTATTTGAATTGGGCAAAAGATCTATCATTTTCAACGCTGTCGGAAAGTTCAACCTTCACCAATCCGCAGCGCTTGTCAAGCAAGCAAAATTCGTTTTCAGCCATGACACAGGCTTCATGCACATAGCCGCAGCCTTTAAAAAAGAGTGCTTCACAATTTGGGGCAATACGACGCCTGAGCTGGGAATGTACCCTTATCGCACTAAATTCACAATTTTTGAAGTGAAAAACCTAAAATGCAGGCCTTGCTCAAAAATTGGCTTTGACAAATGTCCCAAAGGACACTTCAAATGCATGAATGACCAAAAATTCGACTTTTACTTGCCAAACATTCAATAA